From Spartobacteria bacterium, a single genomic window includes:
- a CDS encoding HAMP domain-containing histidine kinase, with protein MSKRIPRFFGAALFHSSEKERAWVFVSIVVYIAGILLISGLHLYLNHHAAMNRIDERLRIAAEIVPSTLDESFIDRDVERDEGDPAVFYEMCEALTRQSRCLGVDELYVLRVDASRLFILAYSYPEGEEYASDNPGYGDEYTESTPEFIETLGSTNVYYETYKDQWGTRRGATVTRTTAKGTMYVSGADYRIDYVMKTLVTKTFVTMGEGLFFLCLALPLLWSFNRLYRRAAVRLHKANIQLQADIRMRESAEDELKRAYENLKKVEHFKNGIMQLLAHEMKTPINGINGFSDLLLSSSSLSSEEREYVSMIRDCGLYLAEFADKAILYEKLKSGYTLRPTNADVGRSLQRIAHIKSSETHRITVLGNEGVMWRADWDLMNTALTLLVDNAVKYSGSTGNISVGYHIKDKELVIAIRDRGHGIAPEKLHGLFDQSVVEDIAHHGQGQRISLPLCKCVAEMHNGMITVESEVDRGTTVCVTIGSGDELDV; from the coding sequence ATGAGCAAACGGATACCACGTTTCTTTGGTGCGGCGTTATTCCATTCTTCCGAGAAAGAACGGGCATGGGTTTTTGTGTCCATCGTGGTCTATATTGCCGGCATACTGCTCATCAGCGGTCTTCACCTGTACCTGAACCATCATGCCGCCATGAACCGGATTGACGAACGGCTGCGCATCGCTGCAGAAATTGTTCCGTCGACACTGGATGAATCGTTCATCGACCGGGATGTGGAACGGGATGAAGGCGATCCGGCGGTTTTTTACGAGATGTGTGAGGCGCTGACGCGACAATCCAGATGTCTGGGCGTGGATGAGCTGTATGTGCTGCGTGTGGACGCGTCGCGCTTATTCATTTTGGCGTATAGCTATCCTGAAGGAGAGGAATATGCGTCCGATAACCCGGGGTACGGCGACGAATACACCGAGAGCACTCCTGAGTTTATCGAGACACTGGGATCCACAAATGTTTATTACGAGACCTATAAAGATCAATGGGGGACACGCCGGGGTGCTACGGTCACTCGGACGACGGCAAAGGGTACAATGTACGTGTCCGGGGCTGATTATCGCATTGATTATGTGATGAAAACACTAGTGACGAAGACCTTTGTGACCATGGGTGAGGGGCTGTTTTTTCTATGTCTGGCTCTGCCGTTGCTGTGGTCGTTTAACCGGTTGTATCGGCGTGCGGCTGTCCGGCTGCACAAAGCCAACATACAGTTGCAGGCCGATATCCGAATGAGGGAAAGTGCGGAAGATGAATTAAAACGTGCCTATGAGAATCTTAAAAAGGTGGAGCATTTCAAAAATGGCATTATGCAGCTTCTGGCGCATGAAATGAAAACACCCATTAATGGAATTAACGGATTTTCCGATTTACTGTTGTCTAGTTCATCGTTATCGAGCGAAGAGCGGGAGTATGTAAGCATGATTCGCGACTGCGGCCTTTATTTGGCCGAATTTGCCGATAAGGCCATTCTCTATGAGAAATTGAAAAGCGGCTATACCCTGCGGCCCACGAACGCCGATGTCGGGCGGTCGCTCCAGCGTATAGCCCATATCAAAAGCAGTGAAACACACAGAATTACTGTGCTCGGGAATGAAGGAGTGATGTGGCGTGCCGACTGGGATCTTATGAATACGGCGTTGACGCTGCTCGTGGACAATGCCGTGAAATACTCGGGGTCGACAGGGAATATCAGTGTGGGGTATCACATAAAAGACAAGGAACTGGTCATTGCGATTCGTGATCGCGGTCATGGAATTGCTCCGGAAAAACTGCATGGTCTGTTTGATCAGTCAGTGGTAGAAGATATCGCCCATCACGGGCAGGGACAGCGCATCAGTCTGCCTCTGTGCAAGTGTGTGGCAGAAATGCATAACGGGATGATTACTGTTGAATCAGAGGTGGATCGGGGGACGACGGTCTGTGTTACCATTGGATCAGGTGATGAACTAGACGTTTAA
- a CDS encoding PAS domain S-box protein, with protein sequence MVMNGKPMYEELELRVKSLERELRERDEQAGNRTVYNIEQWENRYRVATDESSQILYDWDCETDRMLFGGCFESLLGYSQQELEGSYQRWRSFIHPADLVRVDALNEQHRASKGSFQCVYRVLKKSGEVIHIEETGASFHNDRGVMVRKVGFMRDVSERMRVHEKIAKLDFYLHGLNCADQLLLDQSESTPYQAYVDIIGPASYSERVCVVFDLRDEERMEIPGSPFEWKSETWKTEGPNSPLAHISCDYAPERWLAAFQRGDIISGRVVDFNANECPFVELQCRESICVIPIHIKDKLSGLIVFSDSALAREWEDMGIAYLRSAAKSLAHAMERASIEKQLRRSVNEKIMLLSEVHHRVKNNLQEVASLLNIHSLRISDAQSAGVFRDCCDRVKAMAMVHEALYGSSDLAQINLSGYLEKLCRYLSRSNGAIDHPITICVDPSMSLVQIGMDKGIALGTVLCELVSNAFKHAFPAGLDGVVLIELCESPDGMTLLVVADTGIGMPDDFECAGSSSLGLRLVSSMVENELDGRLEVERGQGTRFLVHFRTAGHSTECQTKRNGVR encoded by the coding sequence ATGGTTATGAACGGGAAACCAATGTATGAGGAGCTGGAACTTCGGGTAAAATCACTGGAAAGGGAGCTCCGTGAACGGGACGAGCAGGCTGGAAACCGAACCGTATATAATATTGAGCAATGGGAGAATCGATATCGGGTCGCTACGGATGAATCATCGCAAATTCTCTATGACTGGGACTGTGAAACGGATCGTATGTTATTTGGTGGCTGCTTTGAATCGCTTTTGGGTTATTCACAGCAGGAGCTGGAGGGGAGTTATCAGCGCTGGCGAAGTTTTATCCATCCGGCAGATCTGGTTCGTGTGGATGCGCTGAATGAACAGCACCGAGCCAGCAAGGGGTCGTTTCAATGTGTGTATCGCGTGCTGAAGAAAAGCGGAGAAGTGATTCATATCGAAGAAACGGGCGCATCATTTCACAATGATCGGGGGGTTATGGTTCGCAAGGTCGGGTTTATGCGCGACGTGTCAGAGCGGATGAGGGTACACGAAAAAATCGCAAAACTTGATTTCTATCTGCATGGATTAAACTGTGCGGATCAGCTGTTGTTAGATCAGTCAGAATCGACTCCCTATCAGGCCTATGTGGATATTATTGGTCCGGCATCCTATTCTGAACGAGTGTGCGTTGTTTTTGATCTTCGGGATGAGGAGCGGATGGAGATTCCGGGTAGTCCGTTTGAATGGAAATCAGAGACGTGGAAGACGGAAGGGCCAAACTCGCCGCTTGCGCATATCTCATGTGATTATGCGCCGGAACGCTGGCTGGCGGCTTTTCAGAGAGGGGATATCATCAGCGGCCGAGTGGTTGATTTTAATGCGAATGAATGCCCTTTCGTGGAACTGCAGTGTCGTGAGTCTATTTGCGTTATCCCCATTCATATAAAGGATAAGCTGTCGGGACTTATTGTCTTTTCGGATAGTGCGTTGGCTCGGGAGTGGGAGGATATGGGCATTGCGTATCTTCGGTCTGCCGCGAAGAGCCTCGCTCATGCCATGGAACGGGCGAGTATAGAAAAACAGCTTCGCCGGTCAGTAAATGAAAAAATCATGTTGCTCAGCGAAGTGCATCACAGGGTGAAGAATAATCTGCAGGAAGTCGCATCGCTGCTGAATATTCATTCACTGCGTATCAGTGATGCGCAAAGTGCCGGTGTGTTCCGTGATTGTTGCGACAGGGTCAAAGCCATGGCGATGGTTCACGAGGCGCTTTATGGATCAAGTGATCTGGCACAGATCAATTTATCGGGATATCTTGAGAAGCTGTGCCGTTATCTGAGCCGGTCCAACGGGGCCATCGATCACCCGATTACCATCTGTGTGGATCCTTCGATGAGTCTCGTTCAGATTGGTATGGACAAAGGGATCGCGCTGGGCACGGTGCTCTGTGAGCTGGTATCCAATGCCTTTAAGCATGCTTTTCCTGCCGGATTGGACGGTGTGGTTCTGATTGAACTTTGCGAATCGCCGGATGGGATGACCCTGCTGGTTGTCGCAGATACAGGTATTGGTATGCCGGATGATTTTG